GTATAGCTGTACCGTTGTCAATAGGTGAAATATTTGGGGAGTTTTGTATCCAGTGAAAGCTTGGGGCAATGGGATCACTATAGAACCATTGTTgaaagtttcttttgaataataaaGCAGTATACAGAATTCTAATTGGAGGGCACATTTGCCCTGTTGTTTAGACCAGAAGTACATCTTTTATTTACTATAAAACTTCTAGGAACCAATatgctctaatatgcaattaaatatgttGAAATATTCCGAACAAGTAAGGATGAGGTATAACTCCCACTTTACTTGAATTGCAAACAAAGCAACAGTAATGCTAAAAACTGCAGAATTTAACGTAAAAAGCAATGGGGCTAcgaaatagtgtttttttttttttacctatttgtCAATGTAACAGggttttaaaattattgtttttcttgAATTTATTGTACTGCTTCTTTTATAAACAAATGCTGTttataataataaacatatttgtcTTTGACTCTAGATGGTTGCTTTTGGTAACTTCTGATGCAAATGGAAAATTCGCATGTTTTATAACGTTCGAAAATAACAAATGGAAGGCAAACACAATTCAAAGGTAATTCAGAAATGTCCAATCGCATCAGGTGAGCTTTAAATGTGTAGTCAATAGATATAACAAGATGTGGTaaaaatgccaatgagacaactcttcatccaaatcacaatttgttaaagtaaaccatcgttatagttcaaagtacagccttcaacatggagccttggttCATGAAAAATCATCAATAAAATAGAGATGTTTACTTCACAATACATCACCATCTTacgttgccttttttttttaatacaatacagcttgaaattaaatacaaaaacaagtcAACCTGTTCCAATCGAAAAATAGTTAAAACATTTACACAagattgtcataaattgcacacAAGACAGAGCAAAGATCCAACCATGTATCACGGCCAAGATGTAACTATAAAACTAAATACAATTcaaattaaagatatttatttcatGACACAGAAAAAGAGAGGCGTTTGTTACAAGTATATATGATCAACAATAGAGCAACAAGACTGTCCGTCTTTATACATTTAGCAGTGGTAGAAAATTTGGGAAGAAAAGGCTTATTACGTGCGTAATTCAAATGTTAACATAGACACTACAAATAGATGATGAGATTTTTTCTAAGCTTCAGTAGATGGTCAGTTCGGCCATTGGCAATTCATGGtttctaaaacaaaaaattatagaATTTAAAAGTCGTAGCTACAAAAGTATATCTAACATTGACAAAACATTACACGATTGAAATAAAACCTAGAGCTAAGAAATAACGGTTTTATTTATGGTTTTGACACAAGAATATCAACAACGTTGTTTTGCAGACACGAAATATTATTGATGCTGATAGTTTCTTACTTTACTTTCCATAACATGTGTAAGCAATTAGAATACATAatataatatgaatttaaagtaaCAGTCAGGCCTTCAACATGGAACAAAAAGTGCGACACCATAGCAGGTTAAGGCACTACTTTGCACTTTGAAAGTGATAAAATAcatgtcattttaaaattaatctttaaaaaaaactgcaTTAATTATACTTTCCTTGAGATTGTGACAAAATCAGATTTACAAGTTAATTTTTGATACTGAATGAGCTCAAACTAAtgcaaaagataaataaaataatcatcaatTTCAGAGTAACAAGGATGTCATAAACAAGACAAAGACTGAAGTAGGACCACTCATAATTGAATGTCAACCAAAACTACTAAAAAGTGTAACTTTTGCTTGATTTTCTCCGTATTTATTTCTCGCTACACAATAGTAATCTCCATAATCATTTCGTTGTACAGTTTTTATTGCCAGAGTGTACCATCTCTCAAACGGTTTTGAGTAGTTTGAATACTGTTCATCAAGGTTGTATTTGTCACCGCCATGAATCTGTTCCCTTTCTTTTGTTGCTCTATTTTTCTTGTACCATGAAACCTCTGCTCTAGGATTAgcttaatatgaaaaaaagtatttaattttttttattattaattcgtattcttaaaatattgatttaattggcaacattttgtacaaaaataaaacaaaccagTAAGTTTAAAGGTAGCAATAATGCAtcataattagaaaaaaaattaaatagtgAAATAAAGTGTTAACAATATACCACAAACGCTGCATTGAAATAAAAGATTGCCAAGTATGTCAAAGGTTTGCCAAAATCAATCATCgtattcatctttaaaaaaataccaGTTAGTATTTCAGACAGCTATTTATAATGATGGAATATATGTTTAACCATTTAATGTGGCTTCATTGTATTTTTATACTCTTATATTTGGGAAAAACCTACATTTATCTGTTTTGCTTTAtaatatataagaaaacaaatcaaaagtaaACCTAATAGATGTAATTTGATAACACTCCTACCCTGAATATTCCTAAGCAGGTGTTAGTGAAATATTTCACCCACAACTTTCTACTCAGTAGTTTTGTTCATCCCTCTAAATGTTATTTTTCCTAAGTGTTTATCATAGAAGGCACTAGTCTTGTATTATGATTGATtgtaatgcatttaaaaaaaatatatggaaaaacTTAAATTTCATGTAGCGAACAGAAACACAATTTGCCTGATTTCAAATTGTTATCTTACCAGCTACTAAGCACTCTAATTTCGCATTAAATCTCTGGTTTTGTCCCTGACCGACTACATCCTGAACAGCGATACAGACAGGAACAAATGTGACATCGAGTTGTACTGTGAAGGATGCTGGTGGCTTAACCTCGTTATCAGCTGTGCACATAAACTTCCCACAATCGGTAACACTGATTCCgtatattgtgtatatactaCCCTACAACAAAGTGTATTCATTATAGAAGTTCAGGGGTATAATATTTCTTTTTAGATCAAGTCTTTGTTGACCGAACTAGATTTGTCACTGTGTTTGTACTATAACGGTTGACACAAGTGGAGCATTATCTTTTTATCTTTCTGGACCACCTAAGATTAACTTCTTTtttgtggggttcatgttgtttagtcctaagttttctttgttgtgatttGTATATCATTGTTCGTCTTCAATTTTGCCATGGCATTGcgagtttattttcgattgtcCATCtagtatatttcgcccctctttttcgTATCTTTTTCCTTTCTTTAAGTGTCGAAAAAGGCGCCTCTGGTGTATTACAATTGGTACCTTTCTCAACTTACTATTTATTTTGCAAAGTATATGCTTTTACGGTACACTATCTGTTCATACAAAGCGTGAAGTTAGTGTGTTGATAtccaaaaaaaacaataaaagcaaTCCCCATACTTACCCTTTCCTGGAATTCACCATTAGGCAGTGGTCCTCTGTCGTTTCTTTTCCAAGTTATATTTGGTAGAGGATACCCATTAGCCTCACACACCAATGTGATATTGTGCCCCGAGTGGGCTTGTATTTCGGCGGGATTGTCAGGTTTGAAAGTAGGAGGAGCTGTAAAACAAAGTTTTATATTAAGAATGAATTCAACAATTTTCcaatttaatttgttattttttattttttaaatcgaCAAGTGCTGAAGACGGTGGTTTTAGGCCACACAGAGCACTCCCAACAGTCCACAACACCACGCACAAACATTCATGATTGAAATCCAAAGATTTAAAATTCTGTGTTTTCATTTTTAGTTTCTGTACAAATCCACCTACGACGCACATGCATGTACATTTGAGAATTAATTTGTGAACTTTTCACAAATGTCTTTTTTTCTATCTGATGTGATGACATGATAAATAAACTAATATAGCAATACAAAGGGTTATTCCAGGAACACAGAAGAAGTAACATGAAAGATGAATTTTATactattttcttttttgattgCATGATTAAGTTACTAGGCTGCTATGATTCATTTTATCTACTAACAATGTTGTACATGGTTGGCATGTCGCTTTTCGTTTTCattattttacaatataatttattATCAATATCCATACAGAATAGTTGTTAAAACTAGATGCACATTTCATTTGGTGCTATGTACGGGAAACAAAATACCAAACCTGAAATCCtagttgttatattttgttttggttataatTTCATCAATTTGGATAACCCTTTTTATACTATATATGAAATGCTTAAAGGTCTAATTTTATATCAATGGAAAAGTATCATCCAAATTAATCAAACATGATTTACCTTTAGCATGTTGCTGTCCCAAGTTAGAATAAGCATATTGTTGAAGTACTCCTCTTTATAAGTTACACAAAATTACAAGGCTACAACACCTGATTAGGATGAACGTCTTCATTAGACAATTTTGACCTAAATTGGTGTATCATTTGCTCAGTAGACAGTACTTCGATACTGCCATTATTTATAGCAAACCTTTATAACAttttccgtttataaatttataaagaaaataaggATTGAACTCTCTCATTCAAGGTTGACCTTTGACGGATAGAGCTATATTTTAGCGTTGTATTGTTGTTATATAGCTCTGTTTGggttttggctttcaaatattcggcttttgaCGAACCTGATAAAAGGTGAATATAGAAAAGCACTTTTTTGACATTTCTTAACATGTTGCTTCATTTTATTAGATCTGAGGCACTTCAGTCGGAAATAAACTAATAGGAAATCAACCAAAATATTACAGCAAAATAGAAAATAGTATTTAATATATatggcatttaaggtagcacaatacaaagattttatacctccaactcccaagttttaaaatgctgtaactttcttaataatgcttgaaaatttataaaagtggtagttttggatagctaacagattactctttcaaataaatgcaatgttagtattatgctacaattatgtaaccaattataatgttaactgtgcctaaaatattttccagcaaatttccactttcaaatgaaattagcttctgcataagtatccctagagggttgattttattatatgttgttcctattgccattatctacaaaagggtgtctcagatttcagatagaatgtatagaacaaattttacacctaatcaaacattatcttcttttatgtggttaggatgtttacactaattagagatttatgagagaatggaataccataaggacaatttgagacacccttttgaagctcatgatgtgttgattaagatttcgttaaaattttctgtatagttaaagagatgatggagctaaattcattcaagtaaactgacccagattttgccactaattacataataattgattacataatgattgcataataaacaTATTGCaaccatttaaaagattaatcttttatctatcaatatatacctcttttattattttctatgcattcataagaaagttacagcattttaaaggttagtgattggaagtaaaaaaatctttgtattgtgctaccttaattaacAGAATTAAATGCTTGAtcgaaatatgtgtaaaatgtgccTGGATTGGTAATGGGCATGTCTTTTATCCAAATTGTTGTTGGTAACTGtctgtattatttgttttttttgtttatttgatgaagcaattagaaaaaaaaatcaaaaacaaaaacaaaacagatcGTTGGTttctttgtttgaattgtttaataattttatCTTGTCGATCTCTTTAATAGTTACTATTTGGAACTCCTTGGTTAAACCGTACTCCTATCAATAGATGATGCTCCCACTTTATTCGGTCTTTGTTAGataaatgtctcattggcaatcatacatatAAGTCTAAACAGCGCTAGTTATTGTGCGTCTGGGAAAGGCTACCTTCATGCTTAATTCTGGTCCCCTTAATATCTAATATCTATATACAcaaatttgctttaaaaattGTTCGGGCACTAGAAATCACTTACTAAACACAATTAAATCCATTTCCTTTTGTGGCCATTCTTTATAATTATCATAAGGCAGAAAAATTTGACATGTATAATTTCCTGCGTCTGTCTCTGTAACTGACTGTATGATCAGTTGATATATTTCACGGTTGTCGTATTTGTATTTCATCACTTCATATTTTCTTCTACCTCCGACAACAAAACCAACTCGAATTGTTTCGTCCGAAGAAATATGCAAAGGGTCCCCAGTTGGTGTGGTCCGTTTAATCCAAAGTACCTTTAAAATTAGATatattgttaaagaaaaaaagtaaaatctgaggaaaattaacaatggaaagtccctaatcaaatggcaaaatcgaaagctcaaacacatctaatgaaggaataacaactgtcatattcctgacttgatacaggcattttcttatgtagaaaatggtggattgaacctgatgtTATAGCCAGCTAAACCtcctacttgtatgacagttgcatcaaattccatcatattgacaacgatacgtgaacaaaacaaacagacataatatgtacGAATGTCAataatacagcagtcaacattgtgctattaCAATACAGGAAGAGTgtgattttataatatttaagagTGAAACTATATACTTCCAAATAGAAACTAGTATATTTCCCATTTTGCTAttcattgaaattaaaatgaacaTTATCGCCTAGTCATGCTAAAAAATAGCATTCAATGTTTTTAAAATCGTCGAGTGGCCACCATTTGCATACATCTTATAATAAATTGAACATGCATTATTACCTCTTATGAACGCAATGTGTTGTTTAGTTGTTTCATTGATGTATGCTTAACATATCTGTGTCATCGTATTGTTTCCAAAAACGGAAGTTGCATGTCTATCATTATCTATTCTTAGCAGGAACACATGCATTTATAAACGTTAATTTCCAAGGTTTGTAGCTAAGGACTAGTATAAATGCATGATATTTTAAGGATTTCTTGGATGTGAATATATGTTATTGAGAGCTAATCTTTCATATCCGATCTGTTTGCAATCGTTAATACTAGATTCACACGTCACTTCTGTTAAATTTCGCAATGCAGGTAAAAAGGTTTCATATCGCAAACAAATtaaaactaatgaaaaaaaaaacctggaATGGCGTTGATTGAATAGGATTTAAAAGTGATATACACCGTATTACATTAATGACTATGAACTAACACTTGTAtaagttttgttatttaaaagaaTTACTCAATTGTTTAAAGTTTGCTTCTAAATTTTACAGAAGTTATATCTGTTGAAAGGAAACATTGTATGATAAATATGACTTctcgatataaaaaaaacaatttgcagAAAAATAAATGCGAAAGAGAGAAGTATGAATTTTGACCAACAAACAAAAcgaaaaaactaaatataaatttatgtatatctatcaATTAACTCGATGAAGAATTCTGAATTAGCTGATTAATTTCTAAACAGATTCATATGAATAAAaatcaagaagaaaaaaaaatgtttatatagtGATGAATTATAAAGAAACTGGGATTAGGGCATGACAACAGTTtcactttttatacaaattaagcATAACATTATTTAAAATACTAATCCAATGtaaagaataatatttttttaacatatggTCCTTTTTTGCATATATAAAATTGCAGATAAGCAGACAATTCCTGCAAAACATTATTATGTACaaaggttttatagctagctaaacctaagACCAGAACGGGAGTAACACAATTGGTATTTTCAATAATGGCGGTTTTTTTcacttaaattttgtaaaaataatatattagtaGCTAATCAATTCACATTTCTAAATAAATTTGCATGCAAATATATGTCTTAAATGACTAACAGAGAGATGATCAATGAATATGTATGACCTGTTGTAGAAGCTTATTGAATCATATATAGCTCAGacatttataataaataacatccATTTACTTTTGACATAAGAAACCAACATTATAACTCACCAcctatttcaaattaaaagaagCAGGAAGTCTGTTTTAGTGGATGGAGCATGCTTAGTATAGGAAATAAGCTACATATAATAGTAAAGGCATGCTATAAAGTTTGCAGTGAAGTTTCAACAAACTTTGGGCCTGCTGTTTAGCCTGATTATACAGTTCTTTCAATTTTAAGAAAGCTAAGAGATCGAGCTTTCggcaaacaacaacaaatgggTGTTTTTAACGACCTGGACTGGCTATAGCCCTTGCTCGATCGGTCCTTGATTGCGCCTTTTGGCGCATTTGATAATTAGTTTTTTACCATTGATATAATTTAGTGAGAGCTTTCggcaaactttatatttttttgtcgcGAGGTCGCTGCAAGCGACAAAACACTGGTGAACAATTTTCAGGTATTTTGGCGAAAAGACTACTGCAAGTTACCGGTATCTTCCACCTTATGGTAAGGTATCAACAAACTTCTTCTGTTCATAAGGGattatatgtaatatattttgcatttgatataCCTGTGCTGGTGACCTAACATTTGTGACAACACAATTCAGATACGCTATCTGGCCTTGTCTTTGCACTACTGGTAAATTATCAGCTACTATTGTTGGTCGTCCGACAGCATTAGCTGAAAAAATCGAAAGAGAAGTATTCAACAGGGAATGTATTCTTCAcctttaaaaaattgttaaagtacttttctttttcaaaactgCATATTTAGGCTAACTCGGCTGTGattttttatgtgctggtttagaTTGTTTTATGTATATGGTTTTagtctgtagttagtcaccacttcggtgttatcatgtatgtctattatatagtcatttttataaatatactgtttgcaaaaatatataattattctaaatactaaggatgttcttatcccaggcagataaccttagccgtattaggcacaactttttggaacttttggcctcaatgctcttccactttgaacttgttttgtatttttgatcCGAGCGTCATTAATTAGTCTGGTGTAGACAAATAcgcgtttggcgtattaaattataaacctggtaccttttgatagctattgtttgtgtgtttatctgtccaatatgttctcccatttgttattattgtagtcctgtcatgaaATCTTGtcgttttaattatatttaacattgccacaaaagcgggaggtttggctagcaacaAAACCTGGTTCAatccacctttttttttaaatgtcctgtaccaagtcaggaaattggccattgttataatatagttTGTGTCTGTGTGTGGTACTtcttagtgttgtgtttctgttgtgtcgtagttctcctcttatgtttgatgtgtttccctcagttttagtttgtagcccggatttgtttttatctaaatcgatttatgaatttcgaacatcgatttactactgtttcctttatttacttcCTATACCTAAtctgaataaaattgatataataCTAGCCAATGACTTTGAATTCAATGTAGCACGATAATCAGATGGATCTGATCAGCTTGAAATTCGATAACGACTTAAAAAACCGAGATGTATACGTATTCTAACTCGCAGATAGCGGATGactattatagaaaaaaaaacagtcataGGTAGCACTGATTCACTTTTCCAACATCAGCATAATTATTAACGTGCAAATATAACATTCAACACTAACTAACAGTATTGCACCAGAGGTGCAAATcgaaaaaaatttttttaaatcatagtcgaggccaaaatattttcaaaaatcttttatCTAACATGTGACGTTACTATTGTAATCTACTTTGACTTATCCAAAATCTAACATGTGACGATACTATTGAATACTACATTTACTTATCCAAAATTTAACATTTCATGTTACTAGTGTAACATGTGACGTTAATATTGAATACTACTTAGACTTATCAATAACAATAATTTTAGGTTCATTTGACATATTAAGTTTTTCagcgtaaataaactcatcatagataccaacaaaatgacaaacaaattaTCCAAAGACCAAATTGAAGCCTGAACACGAACAACCAAAATGATTGGTTGCAATAAGagcatttaaaatttgataaGAAATTTCTCCAAACGTAATTTAGATAATCAAATTGCGAGAGGATATCGTTATTGCCATACAATCAAACACGACGCGATAATAATCTACTATACGGTTCTACTGGTTGATCAATTCGTTcttgatatataaatatgttaatattTCCAATAACCCTCCTGTAGCTGCGGTTTGTTCGTTTTGTTCGTTtgtatcattgttttattttcctgaataatttaaaattaccTGATGTTATGAATATGATGCCGATCATACACACGAATCCTGCCAATAATTCGAACATTGTCAGCCTGTAACATAGaaagttgaattttgaaaaaatattgctAAAATCCCTCCTATTGCAAGGATATCTATGGATGTTTCTGTCCCCTAGAAATCATTTTTATGTAAAATGAGGATTCTTTCTCTTCATCTCTTCACTTGATAAATTTAATCCTAACACCAGGAATTATGTTGTCTATTTAATATAATCTATAAAAATATCTAACTATTGtgttaattatgttttatgttaactattaaattaaatatataactgTTGTGTTTCATATGTTTATGCTATTTGTTTGAATTAATATCTACATATTGTCTCACTTATGTTTAATGTTAAATATTTGATTAGAATATCAATATTGTGTTATgtgttttatattaattattcGATTAGATATCTTAATATTGTGTTATAtgtgttttatgtttattatttggTTAGATTTCTAAATATTGTGTTACATAAGCTTTATGCtctttatttgaataaatatctaaatattgtCTGacatatgtttaatgttgaatatTTGATAAGATATCTCAATATTGTGTAGATCacataatagatataaaaaaaattaaactacaaATAAAGGTGATCTCTTCCTGAAGTGTACCTGTAGAATACGAAATGTATTGCATTTCAATTTGGTCGTAATGACCgattttgaaaatgttcattctttcatttgcgccgatttcattttttcatttgcgccgatttatATTTTCTCCTAATTgaatttacaggtaagttacacaccatttggaactcttggtttaatagcttccttgtgagcagcaaccctctatcaataaaatcatgataggaaatgc
This sequence is a window from Mytilus edulis chromosome 1, xbMytEdul2.2, whole genome shotgun sequence. Protein-coding genes within it:
- the LOC139500326 gene encoding lachesin-like, whose translation is MFELLAGFVCMIGIIFITSANAVGRPTIVADNLPVVQRQGQIAYLNCVVTNVRSPAQVLWIKRTTPTGDPLHISSDETIRVGFVVGGRRKYEVMKYKYDNREIYQLIIQSVTETDAGNYTCQIFLPYDNYKEWPQKEMDLIVFTPPTFKPDNPAEIQAHSGHNITLVCEANGYPLPNITWKRNDRGPLPNGEFQERGSIYTIYGISVTDCGKFMCTADNEVKPPASFTVQLDVTFVPVCIAVQDVVGQGQNQRFNAKLECLVAANPRAEVSWYKKNRATKEREQIHGGDKYNLDEQYSNYSKPFERWYTLAIKTVQRNDYGDYYCVARNKYGENQAKVTLFSSFG